The following coding sequences are from one Peromyscus eremicus chromosome X, PerEre_H2_v1, whole genome shotgun sequence window:
- the LOC131898880 gene encoding vigilin-like, giving the protein MTSNKTCIVHPIRSLQKEHHAMPLNSKLNFLSNWNLENDIIMRNPENCELARKWFLSMQKGAVKTSEVEFSVPSTLYKSLISSKQHLIDSIMRECGRFNIYFSRNKSGLQKVIIRGPEENIEKVNKKFLQLLEEEKAKSYSVAVPVKSKYHQFLKSKNGGNLPNICVKQGARAIFPTPKNKNQDLVTIMGKEEAVKEVQKELDLLLKDLECVVEDSILINRKFHHYFVMRRDQLIREMTEIYAGMVIDFTYEGKQNIRVTMKGEKACVEAAKKHIEQIFEPLGSHVTKQYVIPQKFYTFFMGPMSSKVHQIAKDYKVQLSFPDKEKPTTYIHPVVQETGKDKKGKNTKELPFSNQRRCKTIFVSGQMENCKAAMEALEYLIPVTAEVRVPSHLHPYIIGHKGSGIKKLMSEFDVHTQVSQPGGNSNIISIMGLAAKVEQAKVKLEKQINALQTQMEDRARRNFKLSFILDPKYYCKITGHKGLLIAQICTEHDVTIHFPKKGNHEIQDQIVITGYKENTLAAKDAIMRMLYKIEKTVSKEIPLNHQVRDSIVGFTGKTIQKIMEQFQVDIRLPPKGSWNPNITVIGLPDKVQEAIDHILELEKYYLSTVIKYDSQLDNFKNTCLYKITMESSKCFGKRDVPHNAKVTPNSPNDDSEEFPKLKQQTPPKTHPWRP; this is encoded by the coding sequence ATGACATCAAACAAAACTTGCATTGTGCATCCGATCAGGAGTTTGCAAAAGGAACATCATGCTATGCCCttaaattcaaaattaaattttttatcaaATTGGAATttggaaaatgatataattatgagGAACCCAGAAAATTGTGAATTAGCTCGAAAATGGTTTCTTTCAATGCAGAAAGGTGCAGTCAAAACTTCAGAAGTGGAATTTTCTGTTCCTTCTACTCTATATAAATCCCTTATCAGTTCCAAACAGCATTTGATTGATTCAATCATGAGAGAATGTGGaagattcaatatttatttttcaagaaacaAGTCAGGCCTTCAAAAAGTCATTATTAGAGGCCCtgaagaaaatattgaaaaggTGAATAAAAAGTTTCTGCAACTATTGGAAGAAGAGAAAGCCAAGAGTTATTCTGTAGCTGTCCCTGTCAAGTCAAAATATCACCAGTTTCTCAAGAGTAAAAATGGTGGCAATCTTCCCAATATCTGTGTAAAACAGGGGGCACGTGCTATTTTCCCTACCCCTAAAAATAAGAATCAGGATTTGGTAACAATCATGGGGAAAGAGGAAGCTGTTAAAGAAGTACAAAAAGAACTAGATCTTTTGTTGAAAGACTTAGAGTGTGTGGTGGAGGATAGCATACTGATAAATCGTAAGTTTCACCATTATTTTGTCATGCGAAGGGACCAGCTTATAcgagaaatgacagaaatttaTGCTGGTATGGTTATTGACTTtacttatgaaggaaaacagaacatCAGAGTTACAATGAAAGGAGAAAAAGCTTGCGTTGAAGCAGCAAAGAAACACATTGAACAGATTTTTGAGCCCTTGGGTTCCCATGTCACAAAACAGTATGTTATTCCTCAGAAATTCTATACTTTTTTCATGGGACCAATGAGTTCCAAAGTCCATCAAATTGCTAAGGATTATAAAGTTCAACTCTCATTCCCAGACAAAGAAAAGCCAACTACGTATATACATCCAGTGGTTCAGGAAACTGGGAAAGACAAGAAGGGAAAGAACACTAAAGAACTTCCTTTTAGTAACCAAAGAAGATGTAAAACCATATTTGTCTCAGGTCAAATGGAAAATTGCAAAGCAGCCATGGAAGCTCTTGAGTATCTAATTCCTGTCACTGCTGAAGTCCGCGTGCCGTCTCACCTACATCCTTACATAATTGGGCACAAAGGAAGTGGGATAAAGAAGCTAATGAGTGAATTTGACGTTCATACTCAGGTATCACAACCTGGAGGCAATTCTAATATCATATCCATAATGGGTCTTGCTGCAAAGGTGGAGCAAGCCAAGgttaaattagaaaaacaaatcaatGCTTTACAAACACAAATGGAAGATCGTGCACGAAGAAACTTTAAGCTATCATTTATTCTAGATCCAAAATACTACTGCAAGATCACTGGTCATAAGGGCTTGCTTATTGCTCAGATTTGCACAGAGCATGATGTCACTATCCATTTTCCAAAGAAAGGAAACCATGAGATACAAGACCAAATCGTAATTACAGGCTATAAAGAGAACACCTTAGCTGCTAAAGATGCAATAATGAGAATGTTGTATAAGATAGAAAAAACAGTTTCTAAGGAAATCCCACTAAACCACCAGGTTCGTGACAGTATTGTTGGATTTACTGGAAAAACTATCCAAAAAATCATGGAGCAATTCCAAGTAGACATCCGATTACCTCCAAAAGGATCCTGGAATCCCAACATTACTGTGATTGGACTCCCTGACAAAGTTCAGGAAGCAATTGACCATATACTCGAACTTGAAAAGTATTACCTTTCAACTGTCATAAAGTATGACTCTCAGCTTGATAATTTTAAGAACACCTGTCTTTACAAAATAACCATGGAATCATCTAAATGTTTTGGGAAAAGAGATGTTCCCCATAATGCAAAAGTCACCCCAAACTCCCCAAATGATGATTCTGAAGAATTCCCCAAATTGAAACAACAAACACCTCCCAAGACTCATCCTTGGAGAccataa